The Lolium rigidum isolate FL_2022 chromosome 2, APGP_CSIRO_Lrig_0.1, whole genome shotgun sequence genomic interval CTTGTACAAATATATTTAATTACCCAGAAGCGTGCAACGGATAAATAGTGTGAAGGGTAGACACCATACTGAGCTACTGGTGATCCATGTCCCCAAGTCATGTTTCTAACTTCAATGTATGTATTTAACTATCCAGAACCTAAACAATCAGTGTAAAGTAAGCATGATTTTTAGACAGAATCCAAGACTTGATGGACATTTGTATGCTGAGGCTGACATTCAGGACTGAATGTGTAATTAGAGCCAAGTACAGAGAATAATTCTAGGGAGATCACGAATTAAAGGTGAAGTGAACTTTGCACACCTTAGTTTCCTTGAGTGAGAGCAAGTATGCAGCCATGAAGCACGCAATCCCATCGACTATATCCTCCTGCTTAACGAGAACATACCCATCCTCCGAATCATCGCTGACATTCATATTCTTGTCATCCCATATATCTGCGGCGCTTACGATATCCCATGATATGGTCTCATCTACTACTACACGAGTAATTGTAGAACTGTTCAGTTGTCAGGTTTAATTGGGATGAGCGAATAAAGGGGCGTTTGCAGCATTACGTGGCAAGGAGATAAATTATGTTCAAATTCTGGGTCCAGCAAAACATAGTAACAGTTCGTTTGGGGAGGTACGCACCTGCTCCATTTTGGTATACCGACTTCTGAATGTTATCGAGCTTTTGAAGGAATTCAGGCGATTCGACCCTCGATTTGAGAAGATTACACAGCTGCAGTGGATGGGgcgtagtgcaaaaattaggacaGATATATAAAACAAAAGGAGGCAcaatgacaaaaaaaaaaaaactcttcttttctccttcccCTCTCTCCCTAGTCCTAGCTTTCATCTCAGCACATCTTCCTAGTAAGTGATACCCAGAAGAAGTAGCAGAGGATGATAGTTTACTCCATTGAAACCAGGGAGTATCCCGTGCAAATTTAAGTGAATTCGAGGATGTTGTCGACCAGAGCTCAGTTTACAGTCTTGCTGTCGTTCTATATAGTGGAGTTGATACTTAAAAGAAGTTGTGAAAAGTCAATGAATATGCTTGGTAGTACATGGAATGATTATCATTAGGTGATTTCCGACCCAGTTGAACCAAACTCGACTACGAAAATTCGTTGCAATTCCAGAAACAGCCTAAACCGCTACAGTTTGAGGGACCCCGGGAATTGCCCCCAGATCGCGCTAATCAATTGAGCCATCAGCATCGCAAACTGAATCCGTGGTCTCCCACGCCACGGGCAGCAATAACCGAGCGGCGCGCCGCGAGCGAGATCTCTTCCCCGCTCACCTCGTCCGTCTCGTAGTCGGCGTCGGACGGCGGCGTCGTGGGCGTGCCCTCCGCGTCGCCGGCCCCCTCCGCCTCGTCCGGATCACCCGCCCCAGGCAAGGCGTCGTCGCCGGCCGGGAGATCGTCGTCGGGCTCGCGCATGAGCTCGAGCGCGCGCTGGCACTGCTCCAGCACGGTCTCGAGCGTCTTCCGCCGCAGCCTCAGCTCCGCGGCCTCCGGCTCCGCCCTCCGCCTCTCCGCCGGCGccgacggggaggacgaggaggcggaggccGCGGGCTCCATCGGAAAACCCTAGGCGCTCGCTTCGCGGATTGGTGTAGCCCGCGGCGGGGGAGAAGGCGGAGGGGAGAGGGAGACGTGCGCGCGAggagccggccggaggaggagtgCTGCTGCCTTCGTTTCTTTTTCCCGGCGGCTTCGGGATAAGACGCAGAAGCGGGGCCCGGCACGGCCGGTTGGTGGTGTGGCTCCCAAGCCATCCCAACGTACGTGAACAACTGACAGGTGGGGACGACGTCTGTGGGACCTGTTCTTCAGTGGAGTGAAGGGTAGCCGTTTAAGTGAAACGGGGGAAGGTAAACTtccgcgagcgaggaggaggctgTCACGTGAAGTTGACGTTGTAGTAATTTACTACTGCACTTAATTACTTACTGCAGCCCTGCAGGGGGCTCAATCATTTGGGCGTGTCAAACGTTCTTAgtgcttcttttcttttctttagaATCTAAGGTTTCACGTGTGACGTTGTGTACAAGATAATATCAGCTTATGTAACGTTGTGTACAAGATAATATCGAAGATGTTAGCTAACCGACTGAAATTAATATTGCCAGAAGTGATCAGTCAACACCAAAGTGCCTTTGTACCTGGGTGACTCATTACTGACAACATCCTAGTTGCTTTATGAGTGTGTCCATATGATAAAGAAGAAGCAAGGAAAGAAAGGTCTGTGTGCGGTTAAACTGgatatgcacaaagcatatgATAGAGTTGAGTGGTGCTTTCTGAAGGAAATGATGTTGAGGTTGGGTTTTGATCCAGTATGGGTTAATCTGATCATGGCTTGTATCTCCTCAGTCCGATATAGGATTCGGTTCAATTCAAATGAAACGGATGTGATCACCCCAACTAGAGGAATCCGTCAAGGGGATCCATTATCACCATACTTATTTCTTATTTGCGCGGAGGGCTTATCGAATTTAATTGCTCATGCGGAAAATTCAGGTGACCTGATCGGGGTGAAAGTCTGTAGGGAAGCACCTACTGTTTCCCATCTTCTGTTCGCGGATGATTCTTTAATTTTAATGGAGTCGAATGGTGACAATGCAAGAGGTCTGAAAAAGATTTTAGACCAGTACTGTTCAAGTTCGGGACAACTAGTTAGTCCTAACAAATGCGACATTTATTTTAGCCCAAATACGGTAGTTGAAAGGAGGGTCGAAGTCTGTGAAATTCTAGATATATGGACAGAATCTTTGAATGATAGATACCTTGGTTTGCCATCAATGGTGGGACTAAGCGAGAGTGACTTGTTTTAAATATTTGGTGGAGAGAGTCCAAGCAATTATTAGTGGATGGAAAGAAAAGATACTCTCTATGGGTGGAAAGGAGACTCTGATTAAGGCTATTGCCCAAGTTATACCAGTTTTTGCGATGACAGTATTCAATATCCCAAAAAACATCTGTAAGGGAATCACTGATGCTATTTCGCAATTTTGGTGGGGTGACGACGATGACCATAAGAAGATGCATTGGTTGGCGTGGTGGAAGCTTTGTATTCCGAAGGAGAAAGGGGGGATGGGTTTTAGAGACTTGCATACTTTTAATACAGCGATGCTAGCAAAACAATGTTGGAGACTGATGCAAGATCCAGATTCTTTGTGTGCAAGAGTTCTTCGCTCAAAATACTACCCAGATGGTAAATTGCTCAATGCAAAGCTCAAGAGtggaagctcttatacatggcaGAGTATTTTCTATGGCATTCAAACTTTGAGGCGTGGATGTATTTGGAGAGTTGGAGAAGGAGACCAAATTAATATTTGGGAAGATGCCTGGGTACCTACGAGCCCAACGCGGAAGGTGTATACTCCGAGAGGTAATATCATGCTTCAAACGGTGGCTGATTTGATAAACCCTATCACCGGAACGTGGGATGAGGATTTACTTCGCCAAAATTTTTGGACAGTAGATGTAACACGAATCCTTGAAATACCACTGTCTCCGAACGGGGATCGAGGATTTTGTTGCGTGGCATTGGACAAAATCTGGGCTGTTTACAGTGAGATCTGCGTATCACGCGGAATGGGAATACCAATTTGGTAGACATAATCCGAATGTGATGGATATTGGGGGATCTAGAGGAGATGATGTTTGGAAGAAACTGTGGCGCCTTCAACTCCCTGCAAAGATTAAAATTTTCGGGTGGAGATTACTGCATGGTTTGATACCGTGTTACGGAGTCCTGGCAAACCGGCACATAGTGACGAGTAGCCAGTGCCCAATATGCAAAACTCACTGTGAAGACATTCTTCATATGATTTTTACTTGCCAGCGTGCACAGAAAGTATGGCAAAAGCTGGGTATTGCGGATACTATAACTAGTTCATTAACTGAACGATCTGGCTCAATGGTTATTCAACACATGATCTTAAATCTTGGTTTATGTTCTTCTCTAAACAACATTGGTCTACCAGAGTTGATTTTGACAGGAGCATGGTACTTATGGTGGGAAAGAAGACAATTTACTCATGGAGAAGCACTTCAAATTATACATCGAAGTGCAATGTCGATTGGTGTGTTAGCCACAAATTTCTGGAAAGCAAAGAAGCATACTATCATAAATAAGAAGGAATCCTGGGCTAGACCTATGGAAGGGGTTTTGAAAATAAATGTTGATGCAGCTTATGATGAGGATCAAGGTCGAGGGAGTATTGGAACAGTGGTAAGGGACTACACCGGAAaatttatttatgcaacttgtaaaGAATTATTGTTTGTAGTTGATCCCTTTATGGCTGAAGCGTATGCGTTAAGAGATGGTCTAAGTGCAGCACAATTCTTGGGAGGAAATCAATACATTATCCAGTCGGACAATTCTCAGGTGATTGATACTATGAATGATGGAGGTTTCTCTGCCACGTCCTCGGCAGCCATTTTCGATGATTGTAGAATCATGGCGGCAGGATATACTAATATCAGCTTCGAACATTGCAGAAGGGAGGCTAATGAGGCGGCTCATGAGATAGCTAGGTTCTGTTTTGAGAATCGTCTTGATTGTATTTGGGACGATGAGCCCCCTAGTTTTTTTACTTCCGAGCATGATAAATGATGTAACTGCTATTTGAACTCGTAAGCgagcaagtttcagacgcactcttttccttaccagggtaccgaaggggactggaaggtttttaatgaggcggcttgctggctcttattaatagatggttatatttcaaaaaaaaaaaggtttcacgtgtgatgcctctctatgtgcattGCTTCTTCCGCCACGACGATGCGAGGCCATCTCCAAGGCGGCCACCCCACTAGTAGGGAAatgcttataggtggagcttagttctgtggcgcactagcagAAATACGccacagaaagattttttgtggcgcacgacaaagaatgcgccacaaaaataagctatttttgtggcgcactactgaaccgtgcgccacagaaattatgtggggcccacagcctgccaccaccaattattagtgtaggtatttccgtggcgcacatggcgtgctgtgccacagaaataagtgtttctgtggcgcactggttctggtgcgccacagaagtagttgattctgtggcgcacttgtgcttgtgcgccacagaaatagcgccttctatatccaaccgtaccccctccccctcgcccgtacttcctcctccacccctcttcctctccctagcGCCGCGTGCCGacgccttccatggtgagcgtcgccgcctccttcctccgcgagggccgcatgccgccacgctccacccatccccgccaccagcagcacaagccgctgcggcgtggaggaggaggggccggctccgcgtcaaggaggaggagccgccgcgtcttcctcctcctccacccctgccatcatcgtcaacctcctcctccacccctacccggcccctccctcttcctctacccggcccctcctccaacagcatcgtcggtgagctccacctctcccctcccctccctcttcctcccccgtgcgggcacaaagtgctcgacgaaattactttgtctctttgtccctggttgcctccttaattgatgccttataatccaaattactatattatttgtAAGACATTGCGAATAAGTTAATAAAGCAAAGAGCTGTGTGCATCATTTGGATGCAAAGGCTGAAgctatgctcctttatcgaaaaaataataaaaacaacAGCAGAAATACAGCAACCATCACGGATGCTCATGGCCACTCAATGTCCCGTAGGAGGTAATGCTCATGGCCACTCAATGTCCCGTAGGAGGTAATGCCCTCGCAGCAATTGATTTAGGCAGCACATGTGTGGCCCTCGAAAAGACAAATATAAGATTCATCGTTCAGTTCATTGCTGTAACTGATCCATAAATTATCCTTCATGTTGCCACATAAACTGAAAGAAACAAAGTACTCCCTCTGATACATATTAAGTGTCCCTAATTTAGTACTTAATCAGCGAcacttaatatggatcggagtgagCAGTAAACAAAAGATTGTTGTTGCACCGCACAAAAATGATAGATAGGAGCAACCTAACACCCGACATGTATGAGACGATGAAAATGCTGAACAAGTTTGACCGAAAAATGAACTTGAGTTCTGTCAAAATATTAAGTCCAGCAATCTCCCGCACCAAATGGTTTTGGTTAATGTTTAAAGGCTATTTTTTTGGTTAAGGTTTAACGTCTCCATCGCACTCCAGTTTAGGTGGGGTGGGCATAAAAAACCGAGCACCGAGCACCGAACCCGAATTAACCGGAACCGAAACCGAATACACCGAAACCGAATTAACCGAGACTAATTTCGGTGCGTAAATGTGATAAACCGAATTTATCAATTTTAATTCGGTTTTGAACTCTAATTGACCGAAAGAACCGAAATAACCGAGATACCAAAGTATTGCTACCAGTTCTCTTTATCTCTTTCTCAACGACTAAGCACTCTAGCAGCCCCATGCACGTGCGATGTATATACACACGTCTTGCATTCCTTTTCTTTGCTACACATGCATTCATCTTGATTTTTGATAGGCGCTATGTTTTTTTGCTAAGCGTTATGCACTTGACTATGGTTATTTCTACAAGCAGTGGTGTGTGCGTGCTCATCATTACCGGTCATGGCAACACGCACGCATGACTGGTTAGCTGCACGTATTGTAGGCTCCCGCCATTTTATTTTGTCTTAGTCTATGTCATATCGGTTAAAAACCGAACACCAAACCGATTTTTTGGTTAACCGAAATACCAGTTAACAAGAAAACCGATATAATTTCGGTTATCATTTCTTATTACCCGAATTTTAGAAAAAAccgaaaaaccgaaccgaaatttcgattaaaaccgaatgcccaggCCTCAATATCAATATAATTAGGATCGAAGCAGTGAAGCATGGAATACCATGTATCTGCCTACATTAGCAAGAGCTTATAGACATCTGAATGGCAAGGAGTTTGATCTTTAGAGTTGTCTTGTTTATTTAGTTTCACAATTTCTATTGCATGCTTGTAGTTCACCTTATCAAGCTTCATGTACTAGCCAACACAATAAATATCTGAACTGGTGAAAAGGGCTAGAGAATTAACACATACTGTAACACCCCCTCTCATTTTACGATACACCGCTTCTCCAACCACTAAACCTAACAAGGACGGATGCACCAATTAATTGTACAACTATCTTTTTAATCTCACATTTGATACCATATATTTGTAAACCACTAGGATACAATTATAGCTAACATGGTAGGAAGCTATCGAGATCATGCCAACAAAATACACACAAGTAAAGATCACTAAGATGAGAATATTGAAATGAGACGCATCAGAAGGTTGGCCGTggcatgcaagttggaacacatcATGGGCTCCTGGAGGTGCTCTTGTACAAGACATGCAAATTGCATTTTGTGCAATTCTTAGTGCACCAGGGGCTTGGTTCATGGTCTCAAGTAAAGTAGTCTAAGAAGTTGTCTCCCTCCGCCAGCGCGAAGAGAGCTCTACTAGCAGACGATATCACAAATCTTTGTTACTTGTTACTTCTGTTCTTGTTTCTCTTGGGAGAACGCAAATTTAATTCGTctctcgggtgcatatgctcactctaccaaaaaaattatattttgaaatgtcaaaacattttgacaaaaaaatctacATGCACATgtccataatatacgtgcgttcgtcaagtttcgtgagaaatcaatatgttttgtggtctgtgtaaaaaagatacatttttatcttctgaaaagccttatttttagcattgaatttttttacacacgtcacataacaagtcaatttttcatgaaacgactttatcagcgtgtagcatgtgaagatgtacgtgcaaaattttcgtttcaatttttttaaaatttcaaaatatatgtaacaCGTATATTAAAATAAGGGAGTGACTAAACAACAGCTACCTGTTTTTCAATTGAGAAACAGACACTTTTTTGACCAACTAAATAATGACATGTATATTATTAGAAAAACCTCAATGGAAAAGGCTGTTAGTCAAAACTGTATGTTTTATTCCAGTGAAACAGACACATTTTGTACAGCCCATGTTGAATCTCATTTCTTCAGAACGTACTGGCTTTCAAGTGCAGAAAAAAtccagaaataaaaaaaaaaacccaaaacCAGAACATGCACCCGTGTAAGATCCAGAACACATGTTCGACCTTATCCACCAAAGCAAAACAGCTCAAGTCCTACTCCAACCACTCAGTCCCATGCAACCACTCCTTCCTCCAAGCGAAAATTCCTGGTGTAATCGCAGCGACATTTAAACGAACTTTGGGCATGTAGACGAGAAGCGCTCTCAGTAAATTATCAGAGTCCTATGGGTACTTTGATCTTACTTCTGAGGAACAAAGAAAACCTTCTTCACTCATCTTTTCTTTTCTGATATATCAGAGGTTTTGTGTGTAGAGACCGCCAGGTTGAAGTTGGATGAAAGATTGGCTGATGAAGCAGAATAAAGAGAGTGCTAAAACATAAGCAAAAAAGATAACTGAACAATGCATAGCTGAAATAAAATTAGAATGCATTACTTAGATACTAAAAGTATGA includes:
- the LOC124688605 gene encoding uncharacterized protein LOC124688605, with product MEPAASASSSSPSAPAERRRAEPEAAELRLRRKTLETVLEQCQRALELMREPDDDLPAGDDALPGAGDPDEAEGAGDAEGTPTTPPSDADYETDELCNLLKSRVESPEFLQKLDNIQKSVYQNGAVDETISWDIVSAADIWDDKNMNVSDDSEDGYVLVKQEDIVDGIACFMAAYLLSLKETKELTPNQLQDALSKTFSTKKRKGKLQKAWAGTQVIYNVASWSATAIGIYQNPAILKAATAAFWTSCRVVSKFL